Proteins from a genomic interval of Pantoea deleyi:
- the queD gene encoding 6-carboxytetrahydropterin synthase QueD: MSTTLFKEFQFEAAHHLPNVPAGHKCGRLHGHSFLVRLEITGEVDAHTGWVMDFAELKAAFKPVYDRLDHYYLNEIPGLENPTSEVLARWIWDQMKPQLPLLTAVMIKETCTAGCVYRG; the protein is encoded by the coding sequence ATGTCTACCACCCTGTTTAAAGAGTTCCAGTTCGAAGCCGCGCACCATTTACCGAATGTGCCGGCCGGACACAAATGTGGCCGTCTGCACGGTCACTCGTTCCTGGTTCGTCTGGAGATCACCGGCGAAGTGGATGCGCATACCGGCTGGGTAATGGATTTTGCTGAATTAAAAGCGGCGTTTAAGCCGGTCTATGATCGGCTGGATCACTACTACCTGAATGAGATTCCCGGCCTGGAAAATCCCACCAGCGAAGTGCTGGCCAGATGGATCTGGGATCAGATGAAGCCGCAGCTGCCGCTGTTAACCGCGGTTATGATCAAAGAAACCTGCACTGCAGGCTGCGTTTACCGCGGCTAA
- the cysJ gene encoding NADPH-dependent assimilatory sulfite reductase flavoprotein subunit yields the protein MTTQAPGSMLPLSPEQLARLQAATTDYSPTQLAWLSGYFWGRVEQTPGSAVATPPPAAVEAPAITLLSASQTGNARRLAEQLRDDLLAAKLNVSLVNAGDYKFKQIGQEKLLVVVTSTQGEGEPPEEAVALHKFLMSKKAPKMDGAAFAVFGLGDTSYEFFSQAGKDFDSRLAELGAERLLDRVDADVEYADQATAWRSALTAILKQRVPVESPAQAAATAAGSVNEVTTSPYSKEAPLSASLAVNQKITGRDSDKDVRHIEIDLGESGLRYQPGDALGVWYENDAALVSELLALVWLKGDEPVTVNGTSLPLAEALQKHFELTVNTAQIVAQYAQLSKDAELLSLVEDKARLQQYAQRYPIVDMVRLAPAELTAEQLTTLLRPLTPRLYSIASSQAETDSEVHITVGAVRFDIEGRQRGGGASTWLADRIEEEGEVRVFIEHNDNFRLPANPDAPVIMIGPGTGIAPFRAFMQQRDNDGAGGKNWLFFGNPHFTEDFLYQVEWQKYVKDGLLTHIDLAWSRDQAEKIYVQDKIRAKGAEVWRWIEEGAHLYVCGDANRMAKDVEQALLDVVVEHGGMDREAADEFLSELRIERRYQRDVY from the coding sequence ATGACGACTCAGGCACCTGGTTCAATGCTTCCGCTCTCCCCGGAACAACTCGCCCGCTTACAGGCGGCGACGACAGATTATTCCCCGACTCAACTGGCGTGGCTGTCAGGCTATTTCTGGGGCCGGGTGGAACAGACCCCGGGCAGCGCCGTCGCCACCCCGCCGCCCGCCGCGGTAGAGGCGCCAGCGATTACGCTGCTTTCCGCCTCGCAGACGGGCAACGCCCGCCGGCTGGCTGAGCAGCTGCGCGATGACCTGCTGGCCGCGAAGCTGAACGTCAGCCTGGTGAATGCCGGGGATTACAAGTTCAAACAGATTGGCCAGGAGAAGCTGCTGGTCGTCGTGACCTCCACCCAGGGGGAAGGCGAGCCGCCGGAAGAGGCGGTCGCGCTGCATAAATTCCTGATGTCGAAAAAGGCACCGAAAATGGACGGTGCTGCCTTTGCCGTCTTTGGCCTGGGCGACACCTCCTACGAATTCTTCAGTCAGGCGGGCAAAGATTTCGACAGCCGCCTGGCCGAGCTGGGCGCCGAGCGTCTGCTGGATCGGGTCGATGCCGATGTCGAGTATGCGGATCAGGCCACCGCCTGGCGCAGCGCGCTGACGGCGATCCTGAAACAGCGCGTGCCCGTCGAATCGCCAGCTCAGGCGGCGGCGACTGCAGCAGGCAGCGTCAACGAAGTCACCACCAGCCCCTATAGCAAAGAGGCACCGCTCAGCGCAAGCCTGGCGGTGAACCAGAAGATCACCGGCCGTGACTCCGACAAAGATGTGCGCCATATCGAAATCGATCTGGGCGAGTCGGGTCTGCGCTACCAGCCTGGCGATGCGCTGGGCGTCTGGTATGAGAACGATGCGGCGCTGGTCAGCGAGCTGCTGGCGCTGGTCTGGCTGAAAGGCGATGAGCCGGTCACGGTTAACGGGACCTCGCTGCCGCTGGCAGAGGCGCTGCAGAAACATTTTGAACTGACGGTGAACACTGCGCAGATCGTGGCGCAGTACGCTCAGCTGTCGAAAGATGCGGAACTGCTGTCGCTGGTGGAGGATAAGGCGCGCCTGCAGCAGTATGCGCAGCGCTATCCGATTGTGGACATGGTGCGTCTGGCTCCGGCTGAACTCACGGCCGAGCAGCTGACCACGCTGCTGCGTCCGCTGACGCCGCGACTCTACTCCATCGCCTCATCCCAGGCGGAAACCGACAGCGAAGTGCACATTACCGTCGGCGCTGTTCGCTTCGACATCGAAGGTCGCCAGCGCGGCGGCGGAGCCTCGACCTGGCTGGCCGATCGCATCGAAGAAGAGGGCGAAGTCCGCGTCTTCATCGAGCATAACGACAATTTCCGCCTGCCGGCCAATCCGGATGCGCCGGTGATCATGATCGGCCCGGGCACCGGCATCGCCCCGTTCCGCGCCTTTATGCAGCAGCGCGACAACGACGGTGCTGGCGGTAAAAACTGGCTATTCTTTGGTAATCCGCACTTTACGGAGGATTTCCTCTATCAGGTGGAGTGGCAGAAATATGTGAAGGATGGCCTGCTGACCCACATCGATCTCGCCTGGTCACGCGATCAGGCCGAAAAGATTTACGTGCAGGATAAGATCCGCGCGAAAGGGGCGGAAGTGTGGCGCTGGATCGAAGAGGGCGCACACCTTTATGTCTGTGGTGATGCGAATCGTATGGCAAAAGACGTCGAGCAGGCACTGCTGGATGTGGTGGTCGAGCACGGCGGAATGGATCGTGAAGCGGCCGATGAATTTTTAAGTGAGCTGCGCATTGAGCGCCGTTATCAGCGAGACGTTTACTAA
- the cysI gene encoding assimilatory sulfite reductase (NADPH) hemoprotein subunit has product MSDKHPGPLVVEGKLSDAERLKKQSNYLRGTIKEDLEEGLTGGFTGDNFLLIRFHGMYQQDDRDIRAERAGQKLEPRHAMMLRCRLPGGIITPTQWLAIDKFATDKTIYGSIRLTNRQTFQFHGILKKNVKPTHQMLHEVGLDALATANDVNRNVLCTSNPVESELHQEAYEWAKKLSEHLLPRTRAYAEIWWDQEKVATTDEEPILGETYLPRKFKTTVVIPPHNDVDLHANDLNFVAVAEQGRLVGFNLLVGGGLSIEHGNKATYARTASEFGYFPAEKILDVAAAVVTTQRDWGNRTDRKNAKTKYTLERVGVDTFKAEVEKRAGVTFDPIRPYEFTTRGDRIGWIKGIDNKWHLTLFIENGRLLDYPGRPLKSGIAEIAKIHQGDFRLTANQNLIVAGVPESEKAKIEAIAREHGLMEQVTPQRENSMACVAFPTCPLAMAEAERFLPAFVTKVEGIMHAHGVGDEHIVLRVTGCPNGCGRAMLAELGLVGKAPGRYNLHLGGNRTGTRIPRMYRENINESEILATIDELVGRWATERQAAEGFGDFTIRAGIVAPVLDPARDFWEEAK; this is encoded by the coding sequence ATGAGCGATAAACACCCTGGACCGCTGGTTGTAGAAGGCAAACTGTCAGATGCCGAGCGCCTGAAGAAGCAGAGCAATTATCTGCGCGGCACCATCAAAGAAGATCTGGAAGAGGGTCTGACCGGCGGCTTTACCGGCGATAACTTCCTGCTGATCCGTTTCCACGGCATGTACCAGCAGGATGACCGCGATATCCGTGCCGAGCGTGCCGGGCAGAAGCTGGAGCCGCGTCACGCCATGATGCTGCGCTGCCGTCTGCCGGGCGGCATCATTACGCCGACCCAGTGGCTGGCTATTGACAAATTTGCCACCGATAAAACGATTTATGGCAGCATCCGTCTGACGAACCGCCAGACCTTCCAGTTCCACGGCATTCTGAAGAAGAACGTGAAGCCGACGCACCAGATGCTGCACGAAGTGGGGCTGGATGCGCTGGCGACCGCCAACGACGTCAACCGTAACGTGCTCTGTACCTCGAACCCAGTGGAGTCAGAACTGCATCAGGAAGCGTACGAGTGGGCGAAGAAGCTCTCTGAGCACCTGCTGCCGCGCACCCGCGCCTATGCGGAGATCTGGTGGGATCAGGAAAAAGTCGCGACCACCGATGAGGAGCCGATCCTCGGCGAAACCTATCTGCCGCGTAAATTCAAAACGACCGTAGTGATCCCGCCGCACAACGATGTGGATCTGCACGCCAACGATCTGAACTTTGTCGCCGTGGCCGAGCAGGGCAGGCTGGTAGGCTTTAACCTGCTGGTCGGTGGCGGTCTGTCGATCGAGCACGGCAACAAAGCCACTTACGCCCGTACCGCCAGCGAGTTTGGCTATTTCCCGGCAGAGAAGATCCTGGATGTGGCCGCCGCGGTTGTCACGACGCAGCGCGACTGGGGTAACCGTACCGATCGTAAAAACGCCAAGACCAAGTACACCCTGGAGCGCGTTGGCGTCGACACCTTTAAAGCGGAAGTCGAGAAGCGCGCAGGCGTCACCTTCGATCCGATCCGTCCGTATGAATTTACCACCCGTGGCGATCGGATCGGCTGGATCAAAGGCATCGACAATAAATGGCATCTGACGCTGTTTATCGAAAACGGCCGTCTGCTCGACTATCCGGGCCGTCCGCTGAAAAGCGGGATTGCGGAAATTGCGAAGATCCATCAGGGCGATTTCCGCCTGACCGCCAACCAGAACCTGATTGTGGCGGGCGTGCCGGAAAGTGAAAAAGCGAAGATTGAAGCGATTGCCCGTGAACATGGTCTGATGGAGCAGGTGACACCGCAGCGTGAAAACTCTATGGCCTGCGTCGCTTTCCCGACCTGTCCGCTGGCGATGGCCGAAGCCGAGCGCTTCCTGCCTGCGTTCGTGACCAAAGTCGAAGGGATCATGCATGCGCATGGCGTGGGTGATGAGCACATTGTGTTACGCGTCACCGGTTGTCCTAACGGCTGTGGCCGTGCCATGCTGGCAGAGCTGGGCCTGGTGGGTAAAGCGCCGGGTCGCTACAACCTGCACCTGGGCGGTAACCGCACCGGGACGCGCATCCCCCGTATGTACCGGGAAAACATTAACGAAAGCGAAATTCTCGCCACCATTGATGAACTGGTGGGACGCTGGGCCACCGAACGCCAGGCCGCCGAAGGCTTTGGTGACTTCACCATCCGCGCGGGCATTGTTGCGCCGGTGCTGGACCCGGCACGCGATTTCTGGGAGGAAGCAAAATGA
- the cysH gene encoding phosphoadenosine phosphosulfate reductase has protein sequence MSQPDLAALNAMSKVQRAMALAATNAQLEKASAEERVSWALENLPGAYVLSSSFGIQAAVSLHLVTRQQPDIPVILTDTGYLFPETYRFIDELADQLNLNLKVFRAITSPAWQEARYGKLWEQGVEGIEKYNEINKVEPMNRALETLGAQTWFAGLRRDQSGSRANLPVLGVQRGVFKLLPIIDWDNRQIHQYLEQHKLKYHPLWDEGYLSVGDTHTTRKWEPGMAEEETRFFGLKRECGLHEG, from the coding sequence ATGAGTCAGCCCGACCTCGCCGCACTGAATGCGATGTCTAAGGTCCAGCGCGCGATGGCGCTGGCCGCGACCAATGCGCAGCTGGAGAAAGCCTCAGCGGAAGAGCGGGTGAGCTGGGCGCTGGAGAATCTGCCGGGCGCCTACGTGCTCTCATCCAGCTTCGGGATTCAGGCCGCGGTGTCGCTGCATCTGGTGACGCGTCAGCAGCCCGATATCCCGGTGATCCTGACGGACACCGGTTATCTCTTCCCGGAAACCTATCGTTTTATTGATGAGCTGGCCGACCAGCTCAATCTCAATCTCAAAGTCTTCCGCGCCATCACCTCACCGGCCTGGCAGGAAGCGCGCTACGGCAAACTGTGGGAGCAGGGCGTCGAGGGGATTGAGAAATATAACGAGATCAACAAGGTTGAACCGATGAACCGCGCCCTGGAAACGCTGGGTGCGCAGACCTGGTTTGCCGGGTTGCGCCGCGATCAGTCCGGCAGCCGGGCCAACCTGCCGGTGCTGGGCGTACAGCGTGGCGTCTTCAAGCTGCTGCCGATTATCGACTGGGATAACCGTCAGATTCATCAGTATCTGGAGCAGCACAAGCTGAAGTACCACCCGCTGTGGGATGAGGGCTATCTCTCCGTGGGCGATACCCATACCACCCGCAAGTGGGAACCGGGCATGGCAGAAGAGGAGACGCGCTTCTTCGGGCTGAAACGCGAGTGCGGCCTGCACGAAGGCTGA
- a CDS encoding YciI family protein, whose amino-acid sequence MYVVFLNYIRPVEEVEALLSPHIDWLNRYFAAEVFIAAGRKDPRTGGMLLVRDMERERLDAILAEDPFVAVAQYEVTKVNVTRSAEAFVALTGI is encoded by the coding sequence ATGTACGTGGTCTTTCTGAACTATATTCGTCCGGTTGAGGAGGTGGAGGCGCTGCTGTCCCCCCATATCGACTGGCTTAATCGCTATTTTGCGGCAGAGGTGTTTATCGCGGCGGGCCGCAAAGATCCGCGCACCGGCGGGATGCTGCTGGTCAGGGATATGGAACGGGAACGGCTGGATGCGATTCTGGCGGAAGATCCGTTTGTTGCCGTGGCGCAGTATGAAGTGACAAAGGTTAATGTGACCCGGTCGGCAGAGGCTTTTGTCGCCTTAACCGGGATTTAG
- a CDS encoding aminopeptidase has protein sequence MSGSLRLRVATVLFGALISPLALAMPTGQFAEQQVRHIATLFPGRMSGSPAELMAADYLQQQFTALGYQTNTRQFNTGYRWQEDDGSQRWHKLTATSVIAARTGSVPQEILIVAHLDTWTPQNSSQARRNLGGLRLQGVDDNASGLGVMLELAQQLSHKPLHYGIRFVALSAGEADLHGMDDYVERMSAREKKNTLLVIDLNSLITGDHLYFNSGMNTPRVVRKQTSERALALARQQGIPAASHPISHKDFKGPNAFDRAGFPLLDVTASNWALGNKDGGIQRHRSRHFPDGVTRHQTDLDNLTYLDRWLPGQITLRTRDSVRVLLPLISELTNPKV, from the coding sequence ATGTCTGGTTCCCTCCGCCTGAGGGTCGCGACAGTTTTGTTTGGCGCACTCATCTCCCCGCTGGCGCTGGCCATGCCGACCGGTCAGTTTGCCGAGCAGCAGGTCCGGCACATCGCCACCCTGTTCCCCGGCCGCATGAGCGGCAGCCCGGCAGAGCTGATGGCAGCGGACTATCTGCAGCAGCAATTTACCGCACTGGGCTATCAGACCAATACCCGGCAGTTCAACACCGGCTACAGATGGCAGGAAGATGACGGCTCGCAGCGCTGGCATAAACTCACCGCCACCTCGGTCATTGCCGCACGCACAGGCAGCGTGCCGCAGGAAATCCTGATCGTGGCGCACCTCGATACCTGGACGCCGCAGAACAGCAGCCAGGCGCGCCGCAACCTCGGCGGCCTGCGTCTGCAGGGGGTCGACGATAATGCGTCGGGCCTGGGCGTGATGCTGGAGCTGGCCCAGCAGCTGAGCCATAAACCGCTGCACTACGGCATACGCTTTGTGGCGCTGAGCGCCGGGGAAGCGGATCTGCACGGCATGGACGATTATGTTGAGCGGATGAGCGCGCGTGAAAAGAAAAACACGCTGCTGGTGATCGATCTGAACAGCCTGATCACCGGCGATCATCTCTATTTCAACAGCGGCATGAACACGCCCCGCGTCGTGCGTAAGCAGACCAGCGAACGCGCGCTGGCGCTGGCGCGTCAGCAGGGTATTCCGGCGGCCAGTCACCCGATCAGCCACAAAGATTTTAAAGGCCCGAATGCCTTCGACCGCGCGGGCTTCCCGCTGCTGGATGTGACCGCCAGCAACTGGGCGCTGGGCAACAAGGATGGCGGCATCCAGCGTCATCGCAGCCGTCACTTTCCGGATGGCGTCACCCGTCATCAGACCGATCTGGATAACCTGACCTATCTCGACCGCTGGCTGCCGGGCCAGATTACCCTGCGAACCCGCGACAGCGTGCGCGTGCTGCTGCCGCTGATCAGCGAACTGACCAACCCCAAAGTGTAA